Proteins from a genomic interval of Tenacibaculum sp. SZ-18:
- a CDS encoding tetratricopeptide repeat protein has product MRQLQSVDNHSFKTFAYAASLYLKTRDKYSFNFEANNDSIHKYLPKIQENNKNYSMLFDIHILLGNTYKRRGQMKAALDNYLKAENYALIINDVERIVKIKGNVALVYQGIRQLDNALNQIITTYKIVENNKVRLGKKYNSRKFQTLLNTSAIYNSLLQDNNKNLQYGDSSIHCLNKILSDKDLKLSKFKYGQVYRNLATAYSLKKEYAQAEPFFQKSIEYFSEINAQADLYNAFYNTGVNYLEMNNLHKSKDAFQEVLRIKQDTLLDPNYVNAHKYLSEIYVQQNNKDSASYYFTKHQKILEQATKEQQLEYEKIFSADETYQLKKKIDSLEKVNSENKNMIIVSLILLIAIIVTSTIIIYKNVKEKRNAKSRLRQLLDIPKEIEKETNNQKLVIKDEHHAEVIEGLIKIEKKLFFLKEEFNLYTTAKKIGTNTTYLSKIIREHKKMTFSEYSNDLKIKYIVEKLKTDKTVRAYTTQAIGEIGGYKNAKSFTRIFKKYTGITPFQFIDKIETELEKLN; this is encoded by the coding sequence ATGAGGCAATTACAAAGTGTAGATAACCATTCATTTAAAACATTCGCTTACGCAGCTTCTTTGTATTTAAAAACACGCGATAAATACTCTTTTAATTTTGAAGCGAATAATGATAGTATTCATAAATATCTTCCTAAAATTCAAGAGAACAACAAGAATTACTCAATGTTATTTGATATTCATATTCTTTTAGGAAATACATACAAACGACGAGGACAAATGAAAGCTGCTTTAGATAATTATTTGAAAGCAGAAAACTATGCTCTTATAATTAATGATGTCGAACGAATTGTAAAAATTAAAGGTAATGTTGCATTGGTTTATCAAGGCATAAGACAACTAGATAACGCTTTAAACCAAATAATCACAACATACAAAATAGTAGAAAACAATAAAGTAAGACTAGGAAAAAAATACAATTCCCGAAAGTTTCAGACACTTCTTAACACAAGCGCTATTTACAACTCTTTATTACAAGATAATAACAAGAATTTGCAATATGGAGACTCTTCCATTCATTGTCTGAATAAAATTCTCTCAGATAAAGATCTTAAACTCTCAAAATTTAAATATGGTCAAGTTTATCGAAATCTCGCAACTGCATATTCCTTAAAAAAAGAATATGCTCAAGCAGAACCTTTCTTTCAAAAGAGTATTGAATATTTTTCGGAAATCAATGCGCAAGCAGATTTATATAATGCTTTCTACAACACAGGAGTAAATTATTTAGAAATGAATAATTTACATAAATCTAAAGATGCCTTCCAAGAAGTTTTACGAATTAAACAAGATACTTTACTCGACCCGAATTATGTAAATGCACACAAGTATTTAAGTGAAATTTATGTTCAACAAAACAATAAAGATTCTGCTTCGTATTACTTCACTAAACATCAAAAAATTTTGGAGCAAGCAACAAAAGAACAGCAATTAGAGTATGAAAAAATCTTTAGTGCAGATGAAACCTACCAATTGAAAAAGAAAATTGATAGTCTTGAAAAAGTAAATTCGGAAAATAAAAATATGATTATTGTATCATTGATTCTTTTAATCGCAATAATTGTAACAAGTACAATTATTATTTACAAAAATGTTAAAGAAAAAAGAAATGCAAAAAGTAGATTAAGACAATTATTAGATATTCCGAAAGAAATTGAAAAAGAAACCAATAACCAAAAATTAGTGATTAAAGATGAGCATCATGCTGAGGTTATTGAAGGATTAATAAAAATTGAAAAAAAATTATTCTTTTTGAAAGAAGAATTCAACTTGTATACAACTGCCAAGAAAATCGGAACAAACACCACCTACCTCTCAAAAATTATACGGGAACATAAAAAAATGACCTTCAGTGAATATTCTAACGATTTAAAAATAAAATACATAGTTGAGAAACTAAAAACCGATAAAACGGTTAGAGCTTATACAACACAAGCGATTGGTGAAATTGGCGGATATAAAAATGCCAAATCCTTCACCAGAATTTTTAAAAAGTACACAGGGATAACTCCGTTTCAATTTATCGATAAAATAGAAACGGAGTTGGAAAAACTTAATTAA
- the creD gene encoding cell envelope integrity protein CreD, producing MEKVHEQTGKFGRWIRNSISARMLMIGFLILILLIPLSYVKDIIHERQYNQKAMISEINKKWGGEVMLYGPMLKVPYKTYSVKRIYNQNTKTYQEETIENIHNAYFFPNKLSVNATVNPQPKKRGIYETAVYGSEIHIDGNFTRPDFSEKDIEDKDIIWEKSKLIIETSNLKGVSSLVEIHLNKNNYAFESKYDHSSSNSNDNYHELDKHSYEYLTLHKLESKSIKKTDLPIENSVSFSLKMNVNGSKQIRFIPVGKETDVNIKSNWKTANFLGEYLPYNPDKIKEDGFDAKWKVLDINRPFPQQSFNGIPNLKKYAFGVNFMIPVDQYQKSERSAKYGFLVISLTFLVFFLIQTMSKISIHPFQYLMIGIALTMFYTLLISISEHSNFLNAYLIAGISVVALITLYSKSILKNLKFPMFIGISLTALYTFIFIIIQLESYALLVGSVGLYLILASVMYASRKIDWQNG from the coding sequence ATGGAAAAAGTTCATGAACAAACTGGAAAATTCGGGAGATGGATAAGAAATTCAATTTCTGCGAGAATGCTAATGATAGGTTTTTTAATTCTGATATTATTAATACCGCTTTCGTACGTTAAGGACATTATTCACGAACGACAATACAATCAAAAGGCAATGATTAGCGAAATAAATAAAAAGTGGGGAGGGGAAGTTATGCTATACGGCCCCATGTTAAAGGTTCCTTATAAAACATATTCTGTAAAAAGAATTTACAATCAGAATACAAAAACATATCAAGAGGAAACCATTGAGAATATTCATAACGCGTATTTTTTTCCGAATAAATTATCGGTAAATGCAACAGTGAATCCACAACCAAAGAAAAGAGGAATTTATGAAACCGCAGTATACGGTAGTGAAATTCATATTGATGGTAATTTTACTCGTCCTGATTTCAGCGAAAAAGATATTGAGGATAAAGATATTATCTGGGAGAAATCAAAATTGATTATTGAAACGTCAAACTTAAAAGGAGTTAGTAGTTTGGTAGAGATACATCTTAATAAAAATAATTATGCTTTTGAATCAAAATATGATCATTCAAGTTCAAATTCAAATGATAATTATCACGAATTAGATAAACATTCATATGAATATTTAACATTACACAAATTAGAAAGTAAATCAATTAAGAAAACAGATTTACCAATTGAAAATTCTGTAAGTTTTTCTTTAAAAATGAATGTGAATGGAAGCAAACAAATTCGCTTTATTCCTGTAGGAAAAGAAACAGATGTAAATATTAAATCGAATTGGAAAACTGCAAATTTTTTAGGTGAATACTTACCTTATAATCCAGATAAAATTAAAGAAGATGGTTTCGATGCTAAATGGAAGGTTTTAGATATAAACAGGCCATTTCCTCAACAATCGTTTAATGGAATTCCTAATTTAAAAAAATATGCCTTTGGTGTTAATTTTATGATTCCTGTAGATCAATATCAAAAAAGTGAACGATCAGCGAAATATGGGTTTTTAGTTATTTCCCTTACATTTTTAGTTTTCTTTTTAATACAAACGATGAGTAAAATTTCAATTCATCCATTTCAATATTTAATGATTGGAATAGCATTAACCATGTTTTATACCTTATTAATTTCAATATCAGAGCATAGTAATTTTTTAAATGCGTACCTTATTGCAGGAATATCTGTTGTCGCTTTAATAACATTATATTCTAAATCAATATTAAAGAACCTTAAATTCCCTATGTTTATTGGAATTAGTTTAACAGCTTTGTATACCTTTATTTTTATTATAATTCAGTTAGAAAGTTATGCTTTATTAGTAGGAAGTGTTGGGTTATATTTAATCTTGGCTTCTGTAATGTATGCTTCTAGAAAAATTGATTGGCAAAACGGATAA
- a CDS encoding site-specific integrase has product MRRTELSKIKVKDVYLNTNTLWISAEYSKNNKSDFVTIPPKLRVLLEDHIKNANKDYYLFSNSNYAPGRERFKPKKASSNWARMRKKLNIDSSIKWYYLKDTGIVDLIKAGVPLNSVRDQARHHSISQTNDYIPRNMKKADSNITLANLNF; this is encoded by the coding sequence GTGAGAAGAACAGAGTTATCTAAGATCAAAGTTAAAGATGTTTATTTGAATACTAACACATTATGGATATCTGCTGAATACTCAAAAAACAATAAATCCGATTTTGTAACCATACCACCAAAACTAAGAGTATTGTTAGAAGATCACATAAAAAATGCAAACAAAGATTATTATTTATTTTCTAATTCAAATTACGCTCCAGGTAGAGAAAGATTTAAACCTAAAAAGGCAAGCAGTAATTGGGCTAGAATGAGGAAAAAACTCAATATCGACTCATCAATAAAATGGTACTACCTTAAAGATACTGGAATAGTTGACTTAATTAAAGCAGGAGTTCCTTTAAATTCAGTTAGAGATCAAGCTAGGCATCATTCTATTTCACAAACTAATGACTATATACCGAGAAACATGAAAAAAGCTGACAGTAATATAACTTTAGCAAATCTAAATTTTTAG
- a CDS encoding outer membrane lipoprotein-sorting protein, whose translation MKNLKSLLIVFTLLFSLSAYAQTAEEIINNYIENIGGKEKLEQLKGVQMIGNMKMQGMEIPFEMLSTKDGKQLVSIELQGNKMVWSAFDGKTSWQRNQMTMDAEKSDNEATQNLKNELEQFPDPFLNYKEKGYTVELIGKETIDGTETFKIKLTKKPVLINGELTPNITNYYFDTENFVPIVTESQVNQGPMKGQTVKSTLSDYQEVDGLYFPFSIGSQFQTMEFKEIKLNPEVDAASFALPTKK comes from the coding sequence ATGAAAAATCTTAAATCTTTACTTATTGTCTTTACTTTACTATTTTCCTTATCTGCCTATGCGCAAACTGCAGAAGAAATTATCAATAATTATATTGAAAATATAGGTGGGAAAGAAAAATTAGAACAATTAAAAGGTGTTCAAATGATTGGTAACATGAAAATGCAAGGGATGGAAATTCCTTTTGAAATGTTATCTACTAAAGATGGAAAACAATTAGTTTCAATTGAATTACAAGGAAATAAAATGGTTTGGTCTGCTTTTGATGGAAAAACCTCATGGCAAAGAAACCAAATGACAATGGACGCTGAAAAAAGCGATAATGAAGCTACACAAAACTTAAAAAATGAATTAGAACAATTCCCTGATCCATTTTTAAACTACAAAGAAAAAGGATATACTGTAGAATTAATCGGAAAAGAAACAATTGACGGAACTGAAACTTTTAAAATCAAATTGACTAAAAAACCTGTTTTAATTAATGGTGAATTAACTCCAAATATTACAAACTACTATTTTGACACTGAAAACTTTGTTCCAATCGTAACTGAATCACAGGTAAATCAAGGCCCGATGAAAGGACAAACTGTAAAGTCAACTTTAAGTGATTACCAAGAAGTAGATGGTCTTTATTTTCCGTTTAGTATTGGAAGCCAATTTCAAACAATGGAATTCAAAGAAATTAAATTGAATCCGGAAGTGGACGCTGCCTCTTTTGCCTTACCAACTAAAAAATAA
- a CDS encoding transglutaminase domain-containing protein, translating into MKKIMFLVLFTGCISAYSQDELWIKEKVRTYKTISSSQDLFEKIKRNFKTDLTRVKAIYCWITLHMKYRITTSSFVFEPEQIVYFDQEDLDRKIVAKNDRLVEKAIKDRGGVCEHMALTLKKLCDYFEIENELIKGYVRNKPEEIGIRPKFKNHIWNAVKFNGKWMLIDATYGIDYDGYLDRAECDFSYFNIQPAQMRLTHYPSEPKWIDFLEQSNINKFSALPMFWDGFIKAKAELITPSDGKLSSVKRKKFITFKNLNENLKITYKFDDESFTKEPRVKRSGTYTNVIINTSKEGILTLYFNNKSALAFKVED; encoded by the coding sequence ATGAAGAAAATTATGTTTTTAGTATTGTTTACAGGTTGTATTTCTGCGTATTCTCAAGATGAATTGTGGATAAAGGAGAAAGTTAGAACCTACAAAACGATAAGCAGTTCTCAGGACCTTTTTGAAAAAATAAAACGGAATTTTAAAACGGACCTCACTAGAGTTAAAGCTATTTACTGTTGGATAACGTTGCATATGAAATATCGTATCACTACTAGTTCTTTTGTATTTGAACCAGAACAGATTGTATATTTTGATCAGGAAGATTTAGACAGGAAAATAGTTGCTAAAAATGATAGATTGGTAGAAAAGGCAATTAAAGATAGAGGAGGTGTCTGTGAGCATATGGCTTTGACATTAAAAAAGCTTTGTGATTATTTTGAAATTGAAAATGAACTTATAAAGGGATACGTTCGAAATAAGCCCGAAGAAATTGGTATTAGACCAAAGTTTAAAAACCATATTTGGAATGCTGTTAAATTTAACGGTAAATGGATGTTGATAGATGCAACCTATGGTATTGATTATGATGGTTATTTAGACAGAGCAGAATGTGATTTTAGTTATTTTAATATTCAGCCAGCTCAAATGAGATTAACACATTATCCGAGCGAACCAAAATGGATTGATTTTTTAGAACAATCTAATATTAATAAATTTAGTGCATTACCTATGTTTTGGGATGGTTTTATAAAGGCAAAAGCAGAGTTGATAACTCCAAGTGACGGGAAGTTAAGTAGCGTTAAACGAAAGAAATTTATCACATTTAAAAACTTAAATGAAAATTTAAAAATTACTTACAAGTTCGATGATGAAAGTTTTACTAAAGAACCTAGAGTGAAAAGATCGGGAACTTATACAAATGTGATTATCAACACTTCGAAAGAAGGAATTTTGACTTTGTATTTTAATAATAAATCAGCTTTAGCTTTTAAGGTAGAGGATTAA
- a CDS encoding winged helix-turn-helix domain-containing protein codes for MKNILNNINKAFDHRIRLGIMSILVVNEYADFKTLKELLGVTDGNLASHSKALEKVGFIIVEKQFIGRKPNTKYVATKLGKEEFKKHVEALEKLIKGK; via the coding sequence GTGAAGAATATTCTTAATAACATAAATAAAGCGTTTGATCATCGAATCCGATTAGGTATCATGTCTATTTTGGTCGTGAACGAGTACGCAGATTTTAAAACATTAAAAGAACTATTGGGAGTTACAGATGGAAATTTAGCAAGTCATTCGAAAGCTTTAGAAAAAGTTGGTTTTATAATCGTAGAGAAACAATTCATTGGAAGAAAACCAAATACTAAGTATGTAGCAACGAAATTAGGAAAAGAGGAATTTAAAAAGCATGTTGAAGCTTTGGAAAAATTGATAAAAGGAAAGTAA
- a CDS encoding DUF2459 domain-containing protein, with protein sequence MRFIKKTIQYTYYFLLSIIAYIGVSILLSYITVNKIQEKSSQHIYIDSNGIHLSVIIPKEYLSDKIKKDLQLKIDTKFVRFGWGDVNFYLNTPTWKDFKMKYALGALFCDNPTLIEVNPKKSYNPKWTEVPVNSNQLEKLNNYIFDTFKIKHSSKIRIKQKMYPNSQLFEANGSYSPFKTCNTWVNTGFKRSGLKASFWTLFDFGLLNKYK encoded by the coding sequence ATGCGCTTCATTAAAAAAACAATACAATATACTTATTACTTTTTATTAAGTATCATTGCATATATCGGCGTTTCTATTCTGCTTAGTTACATTACCGTAAATAAAATACAGGAAAAGTCAAGTCAACACATTTACATTGATTCAAATGGAATTCATTTAAGCGTAATCATTCCTAAAGAATATTTATCCGATAAAATAAAGAAAGATTTACAACTTAAAATAGATACAAAATTCGTTAGATTTGGATGGGGAGATGTAAATTTCTATTTAAATACACCGACTTGGAAAGATTTCAAAATGAAGTATGCATTGGGTGCATTATTTTGTGATAATCCCACCTTAATTGAGGTAAATCCGAAAAAATCTTATAACCCTAAATGGACGGAAGTTCCTGTAAATAGTAATCAACTTGAAAAATTGAATAATTATATCTTTGATACCTTCAAAATTAAACACAGTTCTAAAATAAGAATTAAACAAAAAATGTATCCTAATTCGCAATTGTTTGAAGCAAATGGCTCTTATTCTCCATTTAAAACTTGTAATACATGGGTAAATACAGGATTTAAGCGAAGTGGATTGAAAGCTAGCTTTTGGACGCTGTTTGATTTTGGACTTTTGAATAAATACAAATAA
- a CDS encoding DUF1801 domain-containing protein: MKPAEEYILNQEEPFKSILLHLQLIIEQSFPEVTLQFKWKIPFYVLEGNPFCYLNPSKKKGYVDVGFYGDHQFEKYNNLLISEGRKVVKSLRFFCLEDINAEILVYILTEANKNKVKGFWKK; encoded by the coding sequence ATGAAACCAGCTGAAGAATATATTTTAAATCAGGAAGAACCTTTCAAATCAATATTGCTGCACCTACAGTTAATAATTGAACAAAGTTTTCCTGAGGTGACATTACAATTTAAATGGAAAATCCCTTTTTATGTTTTAGAAGGAAATCCTTTTTGTTATTTAAATCCGTCAAAGAAAAAAGGATATGTGGATGTTGGTTTTTATGGAGATCATCAATTTGAAAAATACAATAATCTCTTAATTTCTGAAGGAAGAAAAGTTGTAAAATCGTTACGATTCTTTTGCTTAGAAGATATTAATGCGGAAATTCTAGTTTATATTTTGACCGAGGCAAATAAAAATAAAGTTAAAGGATTTTGGAAAAAATAA
- a CDS encoding NAD(P)-dependent oxidoreductase, protein MKFGIIKERKNPPDKRVVFSPEKLKEFKAKFPNAEIVVESSNIRVFKDEEYTSAGFEITNDVSDCDVLIGVKEVPVDKLIPNKKYFFFSHTIKKQPYNRKLLQEMLAHNIEMYDHETIIKTNGARLIGFGRYAGLVGAYNGIRAIGLKEGTFSLPKVETLADLDAVKIELDKIKLPNIKILLSGTGKVAKGAQEILDHLKIKQVSDALYLTSKFTEPVYCLVDVMEYAKRKDGKVGDKHEFYKDPTGYESNFMPYAKETDFFIAGHFYGDGAPYLYTREDVKSKDFNIKYVADISCDVDGPVATTLRASTIADPIYGYDAQSESEVDYKDDNAIVVMAVDNLPCELPKDASEGFGDMFLEHVIPAFYNNDKDGILARAKMTTNNGELTERYQYLQDYIEGNDSYALH, encoded by the coding sequence ATGAAGTTTGGAATTATAAAGGAACGTAAAAATCCACCAGATAAAAGAGTCGTATTTTCTCCTGAAAAATTAAAAGAATTCAAAGCTAAATTTCCTAATGCAGAAATTGTAGTAGAAAGTTCAAACATACGAGTATTTAAAGATGAAGAGTATACATCTGCTGGTTTCGAAATAACAAATGATGTTTCTGATTGTGATGTTTTGATAGGTGTAAAAGAAGTTCCTGTTGATAAATTAATTCCAAATAAAAAATATTTCTTTTTTAGCCACACTATTAAAAAGCAACCTTATAATCGAAAGTTACTACAAGAAATGTTAGCTCATAACATTGAAATGTATGATCATGAAACAATCATAAAAACGAATGGTGCTCGTTTAATTGGCTTTGGTCGATATGCTGGATTAGTCGGTGCATATAATGGAATTAGAGCTATCGGTTTAAAAGAAGGAACTTTTTCTTTACCTAAAGTGGAGACTTTAGCAGACTTAGATGCTGTAAAAATAGAGCTTGATAAAATTAAACTTCCAAACATAAAGATATTACTTTCTGGAACTGGAAAAGTAGCTAAAGGAGCTCAAGAAATACTTGATCACTTAAAAATAAAACAAGTAAGTGATGCTTTATATCTTACTTCGAAATTTACTGAACCTGTTTATTGTTTAGTTGATGTAATGGAATATGCAAAGCGGAAAGATGGTAAAGTTGGAGACAAGCATGAATTCTACAAAGATCCTACAGGATATGAAAGTAACTTTATGCCCTATGCTAAAGAAACTGATTTCTTTATTGCAGGCCATTTTTACGGTGATGGTGCTCCGTATTTATATACTAGAGAAGATGTAAAGTCAAAAGATTTCAATATTAAATATGTTGCCGATATTTCTTGTGATGTTGATGGACCGGTTGCCACTACCTTAAGAGCTTCAACTATTGCTGATCCTATTTATGGTTACGATGCACAATCTGAATCTGAAGTTGATTATAAAGATGACAACGCAATTGTAGTAATGGCTGTTGATAATTTACCTTGTGAGTTACCTAAAGATGCTAGTGAAGGGTTTGGCGACATGTTCCTTGAGCATGTAATTCCTGCTTTTTACAACAATGACAAGGACGGGATTTTAGCACGCGCCAAGATGACTACTAATAACGGAGAGTTAACAGAAAGATATCAATATTTACAAGATTATATAGAAGGCAACGATTCGTATGCGCTTCATTAA
- a CDS encoding phage integrase SAM-like domain-containing protein, with translation MFLNQIDIEFYDKNLSEATKETYHSKIKKIKEYLEYKQMKNITCSQITNEFVIKFLDYLRYTKKLGSRTRDNYYTFIVTLTKWMIDKKYLLENPCEGIKKIHRKKNDKQTIPKEIKEEFFTYYQETNPNYFV, from the coding sequence TTGTTTTTAAATCAAATTGATATAGAATTTTATGATAAAAATTTAAGTGAAGCTACTAAAGAAACCTATCATTCAAAAATCAAAAAAATAAAGGAATATTTAGAGTATAAACAGATGAAAAATATTACCTGTTCTCAAATAACTAATGAATTTGTAATAAAATTTTTAGATTATTTGAGATACACAAAAAAGTTAGGCAGCAGAACAAGAGACAATTATTATACCTTTATAGTTACTCTTACCAAATGGATGATTGATAAAAAATATTTGTTAGAAAATCCGTGTGAAGGGATTAAAAAAATACATCGTAAAAAAAATGACAAACAAACTATTCCTAAAGAAATTAAGGAAGAATTTTTCACTTATTACCAAGAAACAAATCCAAATTATTTTGTTTAA
- a CDS encoding DUF1361 domain-containing protein, with amino-acid sequence MLIKPITNLQRTVLLLVVFSAFLPLLRVQLTQSLNYTFLLWNMFLAVIPLMFAEYAKRLDITKTKKSHLIILIFAWLFFLPNAPYIITDFIHFKPESKMAWFDLFMLFVNASTGTLLGLFSIVSFYNIICVKWNKKVAKNFSIMVFFLCGYGIYLGRFLRFNSWDVLFSPLDLVKKSILSFQESTTWYVTFGFAFLLWILFSVIKRSEINI; translated from the coding sequence ATGCTTATAAAACCAATTACAAATTTGCAGAGAACTGTTTTATTACTAGTTGTATTCTCAGCTTTTCTTCCACTACTAAGAGTACAGTTAACACAGTCATTGAATTATACGTTTTTACTATGGAATATGTTTTTAGCCGTTATTCCACTTATGTTTGCCGAATATGCAAAACGACTTGATATTACAAAGACAAAAAAGTCTCACTTGATTATTTTAATATTTGCATGGTTGTTTTTTTTACCAAATGCTCCATATATAATTACAGATTTTATTCATTTTAAACCTGAAAGCAAAATGGCTTGGTTTGATTTATTTATGTTGTTTGTAAACGCATCAACAGGAACTTTATTAGGTTTATTTTCAATCGTTAGTTTTTATAATATTATCTGTGTTAAGTGGAATAAAAAAGTTGCGAAAAACTTTTCCATAATGGTTTTCTTCTTATGTGGCTATGGAATTTATTTAGGTCGATTTCTTCGATTTAATAGCTGGGATGTTCTGTTTTCTCCGCTAGATTTAGTGAAAAAAAGTATTCTTAGTTTTCAAGAGTCAACCACCTGGTATGTCACTTTTGGGTTTGCATTCTTACTTTGGATTTTATTTTCAGTTATAAAAAGAAGTGAAATAAATATATAG
- a CDS encoding DUF3820 family protein, which produces MDTDKKFLIETAHMKMPFGKYKGTYLVDIPEYYLVWYKNKGFPAGKLGKMMALVYELQLNGLESILRKIKSK; this is translated from the coding sequence ATGGATACTGATAAAAAATTCTTGATTGAAACAGCTCATATGAAAATGCCTTTCGGAAAATATAAAGGGACCTATTTAGTTGATATTCCAGAGTATTATTTAGTTTGGTATAAGAACAAAGGCTTTCCGGCTGGAAAATTAGGAAAAATGATGGCTTTAGTGTACGAACTACAGCTCAATGGTTTAGAAAGTATTCTTAGAAAAATTAAGTCAAAATAA